From one Magnolia sinica isolate HGM2019 chromosome 18, MsV1, whole genome shotgun sequence genomic stretch:
- the LOC131233462 gene encoding stellacyanin-like yields MGKLLLSFLIGLGLVLTCTATVYPVGDTAGWEISTDFDSWAKGKNFKVGDVLLFQYSSLHTVDVVTKDNYDNCNATGALQSNSGGNTSIPLTTAGNKYFICGTLSHCLGGMKLQVSVNAGAQETSPAGAPLPPKSPDPVPAPSTDINKTLPTTPSLGFSYSARDSLLFAWSCIFGTLLWTVII; encoded by the exons ATGGGTAagctccttctctctttcctcatTGGCCTGGGCCTTGTGCTAACGTGCACTGCTACGGTGTACCCTGTCGGAGATACGGCTGGTTGGGAGATAAGCACGGACTTTGATTCATGGGCCAAGGGCAAGAATTTTAAAGTTGGCGATGTTCTTC TGTTCCAATATTCATCATTGCACACCGTGGATGTGGTGACTAAAGACAATTACGACAATTGCAACGCCACCGGTGCACTACAGAGCAACAGTGGTGGGAACACGTCCATTCCACTAACGACAGCTGGCAACAAGTACTTCATCTGTGGGACCCTTTCCCACTGCTTGGGTGGGATGAAACTGCAAGTGAGTGTGAATGCAGGAGCCCAGGAAACAAGCCCAGCTGGTGCACCCCTGCCTCCAAAGTCGCCCGACCCAGTTCCGGCCCCTTCTACGGATATCAACAAAACATTGCCTACCACCCCTTCTCTTGGATTTTCGTATAGTGCAAGGGACTCTCTACTTTTTGCTTGGTCTTGTATCTTTGGGACCCTTTTATGGACGGTGATTATTTGA